The Enterococcus sp. 7F3_DIV0205 genome has a window encoding:
- a CDS encoding YdbC family protein — MAQEFSYEIVEEIAVLSDNGRGWRKEFNLVSWNGRPPKFDLRDWSVDHEKMGKGITLTNEEFEILSKAIKSM; from the coding sequence ATGGCACAAGAATTTTCATATGAAATCGTAGAAGAGATCGCAGTTTTATCCGATAACGGAAGAGGTTGGCGTAAAGAATTTAATTTAGTTAGTTGGAATGGGCGTCCACCAAAATTTGATTTGAGAGACTGGTCTGTTGACCATGAAAAAATGGGCAAAGGCATTACCTTAACAAATGAAGAATTTGAAATCTTATCTAAAGCAATAAAATCGATGTAG
- a CDS encoding YicC/YloC family endoribonuclease has product MKSMTGFGKETFLNDTYQIDVEIKSVNQRFLDIQLRMPKEVNPHEMAIRQLMKETLQRGRIEAYINIKQTGSGNKEVLIHWDLIHQLLGEVRQELTANYPQAEFDPAQNINQLLNNSDYVEVTEKQEADETFGLLILESVKKAVERIDASRLQEGRKIQQVLTVYSQDFTDLVNELTGFVEIYEKDYQEKFEARLNDWLGGQVDETRLLTEMAILLEKGDIHEELDRLVIHVDKLQELLIQSEPVGRELDFLIQEMNREVNTIGSKSSSIEIKNIVVQMKTILEKIREQIQNVE; this is encoded by the coding sequence ATGAAAAGTATGACTGGTTTTGGAAAAGAAACATTTTTAAATGACACGTATCAAATCGATGTAGAAATCAAAAGTGTCAATCAGCGTTTTTTAGATATTCAATTACGGATGCCAAAAGAGGTCAATCCTCATGAAATGGCTATTCGCCAATTGATGAAAGAAACATTACAACGCGGGCGAATCGAAGCGTACATCAATATTAAACAAACGGGCAGTGGCAATAAAGAAGTGTTGATCCACTGGGATTTGATTCATCAATTGTTGGGAGAAGTTCGGCAGGAATTAACCGCTAATTATCCCCAAGCTGAATTTGATCCTGCGCAAAATATCAATCAACTACTTAACAACTCAGATTATGTTGAAGTCACAGAAAAGCAGGAAGCAGACGAAACTTTTGGTTTGTTAATATTAGAATCTGTGAAAAAAGCAGTCGAGCGAATCGATGCCAGCCGTTTACAGGAAGGTCGAAAAATTCAACAAGTATTGACCGTATATAGTCAAGATTTTACTGATTTAGTGAACGAGCTGACTGGCTTTGTCGAGATCTATGAGAAAGATTACCAGGAAAAATTTGAAGCAAGATTGAATGATTGGTTAGGCGGTCAAGTTGATGAAACACGCCTGCTGACCGAGATGGCAATTCTACTGGAAAAAGGGGATATCCATGAAGAATTGGATCGCTTAGTGATTCATGTAGATAAATTGCAGGAATTATTAATTCAGTCAGAACCAGTTGGTCGGGAACTAGATTTTTTAATTCAGGAGATGAATCGTGAAGTAAATACGATTGGCTCTAAATCTAGCTCGATCGAAATCAAAAACATCGTTGTTCAGATGAAAACGATCCTCGAAAAAATACGTGAACAAATTCAAAATGTCGAATAA
- a CDS encoding DUF1958 domain-containing protein produces the protein MFTKKTLFKTTSCFLIMTCFLLGSFTQKSYAEEDLMDFAEKSGFPVKENYRPKASIVIDADSGQILWEDQPDLSWSPASIAKVMTMYLALEAMEQGKFNLDTTVTATEKYVDISQLYALSNNKISLGVDYPVRDLFSMVAVPSSNVATLMLANLVSDNDEAGFIRKMNEKAAELGMTNTTYFNCSGAQISAFDGLYQAEGIDPNGDNKSTARDLAILTYNLLKKYPDVLQFTSKPVVTTMENTPYAETFETYNYSLPGAKYGYDGVDGLKTGSSPTGGFNYIATAKKGDIRLIEVVLGVGDWSDQEGEYERHLAGNAILDHAFSTYEYKKLLSKGSNKINKKEINLEQDFYGFVKKDTQPSFKLVDGQLSLTNNYGQVSPNIPVHSVRYQESTSPADDKPSAKHEKKNSSAPSKTNKTEYNYLVSAILAILGLLLLVFSRVFRKRIAGVRRGSRKMATPTTRFLFILGALLLLSAIGVLLFL, from the coding sequence ATGTTCACTAAAAAAACACTTTTTAAAACGACTAGTTGCTTTTTAATAATGACTTGTTTTTTACTCGGAAGTTTTACTCAAAAAAGCTATGCAGAAGAAGATTTGATGGATTTTGCTGAAAAATCAGGTTTTCCAGTCAAAGAAAATTATCGACCTAAGGCTTCAATCGTAATTGATGCTGATTCAGGTCAGATTTTGTGGGAAGATCAACCTGATTTATCTTGGAGCCCTGCAAGTATTGCTAAAGTCATGACGATGTATCTAGCTTTAGAAGCAATGGAGCAAGGGAAATTTAACTTAGATACGACAGTCACTGCAACTGAGAAATATGTAGATATTTCTCAACTCTACGCATTAAGCAATAATAAGATTTCCTTGGGCGTTGACTACCCTGTCCGGGATTTATTTTCAATGGTTGCCGTGCCTTCCTCAAATGTGGCTACACTGATGCTGGCTAATTTAGTTTCTGATAACGATGAGGCTGGGTTTATTCGTAAAATGAATGAGAAAGCAGCAGAGTTAGGCATGACAAACACAACTTATTTTAATTGCAGCGGAGCTCAAATTAGTGCCTTTGATGGATTATATCAAGCAGAAGGAATCGATCCAAATGGCGATAATAAATCAACGGCTAGAGACTTAGCAATTTTAACCTACAATTTACTAAAAAAATATCCTGATGTATTACAGTTCACGAGCAAGCCTGTAGTTACAACGATGGAAAATACACCTTACGCTGAGACTTTTGAGACATATAATTACTCATTACCTGGCGCAAAATATGGCTATGACGGAGTAGATGGATTAAAAACTGGATCAAGTCCAACTGGTGGTTTCAATTATATTGCGACGGCTAAAAAAGGAGATATTCGTCTGATTGAAGTTGTGTTAGGCGTTGGGGATTGGTCGGATCAAGAAGGGGAGTATGAGCGACATTTAGCTGGTAATGCCATTTTAGATCACGCCTTTTCTACTTATGAATATAAAAAATTATTGTCCAAAGGATCAAATAAGATCAACAAAAAAGAAATAAACTTGGAACAAGATTTTTACGGTTTTGTGAAAAAAGATACCCAGCCTAGTTTCAAATTGGTCGATGGTCAACTATCTTTAACGAATAATTATGGACAAGTTTCACCTAACATCCCTGTTCACAGCGTTCGTTATCAAGAATCGACATCACCCGCTGACGACAAACCATCTGCTAAACATGAAAAAAAGAATAGCTCTGCTCCTTCAAAGACTAATAAAACGGAATATAATTACTTAGTCAGCGCCATATTAGCTATCTTAGGTTTACTCCTACTTGTTTTTTCAAGAGTGTTTAGAAAACGAATTGCTGGAGTCAGAAGAGGTAGTCGTAAAATGGCTACACCAACGACGAGATTTTTATTTATTTTAGGAGCGCTTTTGCTTCTTTCAGCGATTGGTGTACTACTCTTTTTATAA
- the gmk gene encoding guanylate kinase, translating to MSERGLLIVLSGPSGVGKGTVRKAIFDSEENDFQYSISMTTRKMREGEVEGVDYYFRTKEEFEAMIEAGEMLEYAQYVGNYYGTPLSYVNQTLDKGKDVFLEIEVQGAEQVKEQVPDGVFIFLTPPDLAELKSRIVGRGTDDHDVIEERMRVAREEIEMMALYDYAVVNDEVPLAVKRIKEIIASEHFRVDRVIGKYIKMLKEM from the coding sequence ATGTCAGAGCGTGGATTATTAATTGTACTATCGGGTCCTTCTGGAGTTGGTAAGGGAACAGTGCGAAAAGCAATTTTTGATAGTGAAGAGAATGATTTTCAGTACTCAATTTCTATGACTACCCGTAAGATGCGGGAAGGAGAAGTAGAAGGAGTGGATTACTATTTCCGCACAAAAGAAGAATTTGAAGCAATGATTGAAGCTGGTGAAATGCTGGAATATGCACAGTATGTCGGGAATTATTATGGAACGCCACTTTCTTATGTTAATCAAACGCTTGATAAAGGAAAAGATGTCTTTCTAGAAATCGAAGTCCAAGGTGCTGAACAAGTGAAAGAACAAGTACCAGATGGTGTCTTTATTTTTCTAACACCGCCGGATTTAGCAGAGCTAAAATCAAGAATTGTTGGTCGTGGGACTGATGATCACGATGTGATTGAAGAAAGAATGCGTGTGGCTCGCGAAGAAATCGAAATGATGGCATTATATGATTATGCTGTAGTGAACGATGAAGTGCCGCTAGCAGTGAAGCGAATCAAAGAAATTATCGCGAGTGAACATTTTCGCGTTGATCGAGTAATTGGCAAATATATTAAAATGTTGAAGGAGATGTAG
- the rpoZ gene encoding DNA-directed RNA polymerase subunit omega produces the protein MMLKPSIDSLLKEVPSKYSLVILASKRAHELDEGAQPTLESFESVKSVGQALEEIDAATVINDPRPEEKRERMRMAKEEQKMRREQEQKELENRIREEKSL, from the coding sequence ATGATGCTAAAACCATCTATTGACTCATTATTAAAAGAAGTACCATCAAAATATTCACTTGTGATCCTAGCAAGCAAACGTGCTCATGAACTAGATGAAGGTGCACAACCAACACTAGAAAGTTTTGAATCTGTAAAAAGCGTAGGTCAAGCATTAGAAGAAATCGATGCTGCAACAGTGATCAATGACCCTCGCCCAGAAGAAAAACGTGAAAGAATGCGTATGGCAAAAGAAGAACAAAAAATGAGACGTGAACAAGAGCAAAAAGAACTTGAAAATCGCATCCGTGAAGAAAAAAGTTTATAA
- the priA gene encoding primosomal protein N', protein MRKAAQVIVDVPTMQTDQPFTYLIPLNLEQQLTVGMRVEVPFGNGNRHLQGFVLAIDEVSDDVIAAQKFEWKEILSVLDLKPVLNTELLELADYMKEKTFAFKITCLQTMLPSVMRADYSKYIYLTDELEGNMQDELFYGLDEIAWDDALARNILPQLMQLRKQQKVDIRYEVNTRNRVKTIRYIQALKDFEQLEEARLELRKGSQKKEQLINYLQQLGLEKMTTVKEMKELGFSTAVLNDGANRQWLTFIEAEAYRDPFADHTFEQTTALALNDEQQNAVDKILGSMNQGKSQTYLLEGITGSGKTEVYLQVIAEVLNQGKTAMMLVPEISLTPQMVHRFKSRFGEQVAVMHSALSQGEKYDEWRKIERGEAQVVVGVRSAIFAPLENLGVVIIDEEHEASYKQEETPRYHARDLAIWRGDYHHCPVVLGSATPSLETRARAQKNVYERLVLSKRANQTATLPTIDVVDMREEIQNKNTSSFSLALQEKIQDRLAKKEQSVLLLNRRGYSSFVMCRDCGYVLPCPNCDISLTLHMDTKTMKCHYCGHEERIPYHCPNCGGDKIRYYGTGTQKVEEELKALFPESRVLRMDVDTTRRKGAHEKILTAFGNHEADILLGTQMIAKGLDFPNVTLVGVLNADTALNLPDFRSSERTFQLLTQVSGRAGRAEKPGEVIIQSFNPEHYAIQLAKAQDYEDFYQKEMYVRHRGDYPPFYFTVQITASHPEENQAAKQMFEIVKELKEGLSDQSILLGPTPNAIMRVNNRYFYQVIIKYKNEPNLQNILKKILTDTQRATAHGLKLSIDAEPMNFI, encoded by the coding sequence ATGAGAAAAGCGGCACAAGTAATTGTGGATGTACCAACGATGCAGACAGATCAACCGTTTACTTATTTGATTCCTTTGAACTTAGAACAACAATTAACAGTGGGCATGCGGGTGGAAGTTCCTTTTGGAAATGGAAATCGGCATCTGCAAGGCTTTGTTTTAGCAATAGATGAAGTTTCTGACGATGTGATTGCAGCACAAAAGTTTGAATGGAAGGAAATTCTTTCAGTTTTAGACTTAAAGCCAGTACTCAATACAGAACTCTTAGAACTAGCTGACTATATGAAGGAAAAAACATTTGCCTTTAAAATCACCTGCTTACAAACCATGTTGCCTAGCGTAATGCGTGCAGATTATAGCAAATACATATACTTAACAGATGAATTAGAAGGAAACATGCAAGATGAGTTGTTCTATGGACTAGATGAAATTGCGTGGGACGATGCTTTAGCACGGAATATCTTGCCCCAATTGATGCAGCTTAGAAAACAGCAAAAAGTCGATATTCGTTATGAAGTCAATACGCGAAATAGAGTAAAGACGATCCGCTACATCCAAGCTCTGAAAGACTTTGAACAATTAGAAGAAGCGCGATTAGAACTTAGAAAAGGATCACAAAAGAAAGAACAGTTGATCAACTATTTACAGCAATTAGGCTTAGAAAAAATGACTACAGTCAAAGAGATGAAAGAATTAGGTTTTAGTACAGCTGTTTTAAACGATGGAGCAAACAGACAATGGCTGACATTTATCGAAGCTGAAGCCTATCGTGATCCATTTGCAGATCATACGTTTGAACAAACTACAGCACTAGCTTTAAATGATGAACAACAAAATGCCGTGGATAAAATTCTAGGATCAATGAATCAAGGGAAAAGCCAAACGTATTTACTAGAAGGAATCACAGGCAGTGGAAAAACTGAAGTGTATCTTCAAGTGATTGCTGAAGTATTGAATCAAGGGAAAACAGCGATGATGCTAGTACCGGAAATCTCGTTGACACCACAAATGGTTCATCGTTTCAAAAGTCGTTTTGGGGAGCAAGTAGCAGTAATGCATAGTGCGCTGTCTCAAGGGGAGAAATATGATGAATGGCGGAAAATCGAACGTGGTGAAGCACAAGTCGTAGTCGGGGTACGTTCTGCTATTTTTGCTCCTTTAGAAAATCTTGGTGTTGTGATCATTGATGAGGAGCATGAAGCCAGCTACAAGCAAGAAGAAACGCCGCGTTATCATGCACGTGATTTAGCTATTTGGCGAGGAGACTATCACCATTGTCCAGTAGTTTTAGGCAGTGCGACACCTTCATTGGAAACCCGAGCTCGTGCACAAAAAAATGTATATGAACGACTAGTATTATCTAAAAGAGCCAATCAGACAGCGACATTGCCGACAATCGATGTAGTAGACATGCGTGAAGAAATTCAAAATAAAAATACGTCATCCTTTTCGCTGGCCCTTCAAGAAAAAATTCAAGATCGCTTAGCTAAAAAGGAACAAAGCGTATTATTACTAAATCGTCGAGGCTATTCTTCGTTTGTGATGTGTCGGGATTGCGGTTATGTTTTACCTTGCCCAAACTGTGATATTTCTTTGACCCTGCACATGGATACAAAAACGATGAAATGTCATTATTGTGGTCATGAAGAGCGAATCCCATACCATTGTCCAAACTGTGGTGGCGATAAAATTCGATATTATGGCACGGGAACTCAAAAAGTAGAAGAAGAACTCAAAGCGTTGTTCCCTGAAAGTCGTGTTTTACGGATGGATGTTGATACAACTAGACGAAAAGGCGCTCATGAGAAAATCTTAACAGCATTCGGCAACCATGAAGCAGATATTTTATTAGGGACACAAATGATCGCTAAAGGATTAGATTTCCCTAACGTAACATTAGTTGGAGTATTAAACGCTGATACTGCACTTAACCTGCCGGACTTTCGCTCAAGTGAACGAACATTTCAGTTGTTGACACAAGTTAGTGGTCGAGCAGGTCGAGCGGAAAAGCCTGGAGAAGTAATTATTCAATCCTTTAATCCTGAGCACTATGCGATTCAATTAGCCAAGGCTCAAGATTATGAGGACTTTTACCAAAAAGAAATGTACGTCCGCCATCGGGGCGACTATCCGCCTTTTTATTTTACGGTGCAAATTACTGCAAGTCACCCAGAAGAAAATCAAGCGGCTAAACAAATGTTTGAAATAGTCAAAGAACTGAAAGAAGGATTATCTGACCAAAGTATCTTGCTTGGACCAACGCCTAACGCTATCATGCGTGTCAATAATCGATACTTCTATCAAGTAATCATTAAGTACAAAAATGAACCGAATCTACAAAATATCTTGAAAAAAATACTGACTGACACTCAAAGAGCAACAGCGCACGGATTGAAATTATCGATCGATGCTGAGCCAATGAATTTTATATAA
- the def gene encoding peptide deformylase, translating to MRYPIVIHPNERLKQKAKPVTMITDETIALLEDMYETMVAHDGIGLAAPQIGKNLQLAVIEVDEETGLFELINPEIIERKGTDIDVEGCLSIPETYGTVERADEVTVRYFDREGDEIEVTAYGYLARAFQHEIDHLNGELFIDKIIEPIKPEDLDAYMEEHLDD from the coding sequence ATGCGCTATCCTATAGTGATACACCCTAATGAACGTCTAAAACAAAAAGCAAAACCAGTAACGATGATTACGGATGAAACAATCGCGCTTTTAGAAGATATGTACGAAACAATGGTTGCTCATGACGGAATCGGTCTAGCAGCCCCTCAAATTGGTAAAAATCTTCAGCTTGCGGTAATCGAAGTGGATGAAGAAACAGGTTTGTTTGAACTGATCAATCCAGAAATCATCGAGCGAAAAGGCACAGATATCGATGTTGAAGGTTGCTTGAGCATCCCGGAAACATATGGCACTGTTGAACGAGCAGATGAAGTGACCGTTCGTTATTTTGATCGTGAAGGAGACGAGATTGAAGTAACTGCTTATGGCTACCTTGCCAGAGCATTTCAACATGAAATCGATCATCTGAATGGTGAGTTATTTATCGATAAAATCATTGAACCGATCAAACCAGAAGATTTAGATGCATATATGGAGGAACATTTAGATGACTAA
- the fmt gene encoding methionyl-tRNA formyltransferase, with amino-acid sequence MTKLIFMGTPAFSVPILEGLIENGYEIQAVVTQPDRPVGRKKVITPTPVKEAAVKHGLLVLQPEKISGSPEMDKIIELAPDLIVTAAFGQFLPEKILNAPKFGAVNVHASLLPKYRGGAPVHYSIIEGEKETGVTIMEMVKKMDAGDILSQKAIPITKSDDVGTMFDRLSVVGKELLLETLPKLLANEITPIPQDENHVTFSPNITREQERIDWHKTAEQVDNQVRGMRPWPTAFTTYQDVNWKLWEVTPLDETTKADPGTIIKRSKKELWIACGEGTVLAVNTIQPSGKGKLFIQDFLNGVGKAVTESDKVG; translated from the coding sequence ATGACTAAACTAATTTTTATGGGAACCCCAGCTTTTTCAGTACCTATCTTAGAAGGACTAATAGAAAATGGCTATGAAATCCAAGCGGTAGTCACCCAACCAGATCGCCCAGTAGGACGAAAAAAAGTAATCACACCAACACCTGTGAAAGAAGCTGCAGTCAAACATGGCTTACTTGTTTTACAGCCAGAAAAAATCTCAGGATCACCTGAAATGGACAAAATTATCGAGCTTGCGCCAGATCTTATTGTAACGGCTGCTTTCGGTCAATTTTTACCAGAGAAAATTTTAAATGCGCCAAAATTTGGTGCAGTCAATGTCCATGCTTCTCTATTGCCAAAATATCGTGGCGGTGCTCCTGTTCATTATTCGATCATTGAAGGCGAAAAAGAAACAGGTGTTACAATCATGGAAATGGTGAAGAAAATGGACGCTGGAGATATTCTTTCTCAAAAGGCGATTCCAATCACTAAATCTGATGATGTAGGGACAATGTTTGACCGTCTAAGTGTAGTAGGAAAGGAATTGCTGTTAGAGACGTTGCCTAAACTTTTGGCCAATGAAATCACGCCGATTCCTCAAGACGAAAATCATGTGACATTTTCTCCAAATATCACGAGAGAACAAGAACGGATCGATTGGCATAAAACAGCGGAACAAGTCGATAATCAAGTGCGCGGCATGCGTCCGTGGCCGACAGCGTTCACGACATATCAGGATGTCAATTGGAAGTTATGGGAAGTCACACCTTTAGATGAAACAACAAAGGCAGATCCTGGAACCATTATTAAACGTAGCAAAAAAGAACTATGGATCGCTTGCGGAGAAGGAACTGTTCTTGCTGTAAATACGATTCAGCCATCCGGCAAAGGGAAATTATTCATTCAAGATTTCTTAAATGGTGTCGGTAAAGCAGTTACAGAATCAGATAAGGTGGGCTAA
- the rsmB gene encoding 16S rRNA (cytosine(967)-C(5))-methyltransferase RsmB — protein MGKKIPARVKSSVRYVALRTIERVDNGGAYSNLLLNEMINKSALGEKDSRLFTELVYGTISRKLLLEYYLTPFITNPKKVDSWVKNLLSLSIYQLVFLDKIPDHAIINEAVEIGKHRGNVGIGKFVNGVLRAFQREGVPSLENIKDPVERLSVEISMPKWLTEKLIKQMGMDETRKLGLSLFEKSHVSGRVDTREISVADALEELQKDHIEASASQVSPYGVVAEKGFLAGSYLFAEGKLTIQDESSMLVAPAMQIEKNHVVLDACAAPGGKTTHIATFLDAAQGGRVKSLDIHDHKIKLIKQNADRLHVKEVVDTEKLDARKVGEEFPAEYFDRILVDAPCSGLGLMRRKPDVKYNKSAQDFEQLPKIQLEILESVAKTLKQCGIMVYSTCTIAEEENQEVVAAFLQKHPEFKKIDVSVSEAVEPSVHEQMLTLYPHQLGTDGFFICCMQKVC, from the coding sequence ATGGGAAAGAAAATACCAGCAAGAGTCAAGAGTTCTGTTCGTTACGTTGCATTAAGAACCATTGAGCGTGTAGACAATGGCGGAGCGTATTCAAATTTATTATTAAATGAAATGATCAACAAGTCTGCTTTGGGAGAAAAAGACAGTCGCTTATTCACAGAACTTGTGTATGGAACAATCAGCCGTAAGTTGCTACTAGAATATTATTTGACGCCATTTATTACAAATCCTAAAAAAGTGGACAGCTGGGTGAAAAATTTACTTAGTTTATCGATTTATCAATTAGTGTTTTTAGACAAAATACCGGACCATGCGATTATCAATGAAGCAGTAGAAATTGGTAAACATAGAGGAAATGTCGGAATCGGTAAGTTTGTTAATGGCGTGCTTCGCGCCTTTCAGCGTGAAGGAGTACCTAGTTTAGAGAATATCAAAGATCCTGTTGAGCGTTTGTCAGTGGAAATCAGTATGCCAAAATGGTTGACCGAAAAACTGATCAAACAAATGGGAATGGATGAAACAAGAAAATTAGGCCTCTCTCTTTTTGAGAAAAGTCATGTTAGCGGTCGTGTCGATACTCGTGAAATCAGTGTTGCTGATGCGTTAGAAGAATTGCAAAAAGATCACATTGAAGCATCTGCCAGTCAAGTTTCGCCATATGGTGTAGTTGCTGAAAAAGGTTTTTTAGCGGGTAGTTATTTATTTGCAGAAGGTAAACTGACGATTCAGGATGAAAGCTCTATGTTGGTAGCGCCAGCAATGCAAATCGAAAAAAATCATGTGGTTTTAGATGCCTGTGCGGCACCTGGTGGTAAAACCACCCATATTGCAACATTTCTTGATGCTGCACAAGGCGGTCGGGTGAAATCTTTGGATATTCATGACCATAAAATTAAATTGATCAAACAAAACGCTGACCGTCTACACGTAAAAGAGGTTGTTGATACTGAGAAATTAGATGCACGTAAAGTAGGGGAAGAATTTCCAGCAGAATATTTTGACCGTATTTTAGTAGATGCACCTTGTTCAGGATTAGGTTTGATGCGCCGGAAACCAGATGTTAAATACAATAAATCAGCGCAAGATTTTGAACAATTACCTAAAATCCAATTAGAAATTCTAGAAAGTGTTGCCAAAACATTAAAACAATGCGGTATAATGGTTTATAGTACATGTACAATTGCTGAAGAAGAAAATCAGGAAGTTGTGGCAGCATTTTTACAAAAGCATCCAGAATTTAAAAAAATCGATGTGAGTGTTAGTGAGGCAGTTGAGCCTTCTGTACATGAGCAAATGCTCACACTATACCCGCATCAATTAGGGACGGATGGATTTTTTATTTGCTGTATGCAGAAAGTTTGTTAA
- a CDS encoding Stp1/IreP family PP2C-type Ser/Thr phosphatase: MEINFQSDVGRKRNTNQDYAGLFENQSGVSLAILADGMGGHQAGDVASQMAVNNLGERWQESHIDTSEKAAQWLIKEIQDENEMIYEKGQSRPEYLGMGTTIVSAVLLEQSFVLANIGDSRAYLVRNNQLRQLTEDHSLVNELVKSGEITREMAANHPRKNVLTRSLGMPRMVEVDVANHLLVPDDYILLCSDGLTNMVSEEDILTILLSEKPLNQKVETLIATANEAGGADNITVLVIHFDEQKEENQ, from the coding sequence GTGGAAATCAATTTTCAATCAGATGTCGGACGGAAACGCAATACCAACCAGGATTATGCTGGGCTATTTGAAAATCAATCGGGCGTTTCTCTAGCTATTTTAGCAGATGGAATGGGCGGTCATCAGGCGGGCGATGTTGCAAGTCAGATGGCAGTCAATAATCTTGGTGAGCGCTGGCAAGAAAGTCATATCGATACATCGGAAAAGGCAGCACAGTGGCTGATCAAAGAAATCCAAGACGAAAATGAAATGATTTATGAAAAAGGACAATCTCGACCGGAATATTTAGGTATGGGGACTACGATCGTCAGTGCGGTATTACTGGAGCAATCATTTGTGTTGGCTAATATTGGTGATAGTCGAGCTTATTTAGTACGCAATAATCAATTACGTCAATTGACAGAGGATCATTCTCTAGTCAATGAACTTGTAAAATCTGGTGAAATCACACGTGAAATGGCTGCAAATCACCCGAGAAAAAATGTGTTGACACGTTCGTTAGGTATGCCCAGAATGGTGGAAGTTGATGTAGCCAATCATCTTTTGGTACCGGATGATTATATATTACTATGTTCGGACGGGTTAACAAATATGGTGTCGGAAGAGGATATTCTAACTATCTTACTTTCAGAAAAACCATTAAACCAAAAAGTTGAAACATTGATCGCGACAGCCAATGAAGCAGGCGGCGCGGATAACATTACTGTCTTAGTGATCCATTTTGACGAACAGAAGGAGGAAAACCAATGA